One window from the genome of Myxococcus fulvus encodes:
- a CDS encoding non-ribosomal peptide synthetase: MSRDTESMSLEEKKQLLKRLLARQDAAPRVAAVQEPFALSYGQSALFHLHQSDPDNHAYHTLFSFRVHGPLDVDALRRAAEVLVERHEVLRTTYGVSDDGRLLQRVQEQGTLPFTLNDSRGVSPAEVRRRLIEEVRKPFDLTTGPVARLSVTRVDGGEHLVVFTQHHVSNDARALQVLQRELLEVYGQLVTRGTASLPAPRAQYRQFVEWEQALLGGPRGEVLERYWKERLAGAPPALELPTDKPRPAEQGCHGDTVIHELDRALVRRAEARAREQGVTLYTFLLACFHVLLSRHTGQRDVLVGTPTNTLMSAEDAALQEVVGYAVNPVVVRSSVDEGLGFGAFARELQKRVLEALEHQAYPFPQLVAKLGGPRDASRPPVFQVMFNYLPVSDRDPLAMLGLSVDEGRTFQVNGLTLSPYVLPQQEAQFDVGMECLKLGERLVLALHYNADLFLGRTARRLLERFECLVADAVERPSATCDALEVVSASEREELLLGLNPRPMDWVDGPSMVDLVEAQVRRTPDAVALSVGDTHLTYRELNARANRLAHYLRTHHGAGPDVLVGLMVDRTEWLLIGTLGILKSGAAYVPIDPAYPAERVRYLLQDSSSGVLLTEPQLLETARQGSPAGCVDITTARGDSDEDVAHRPGCEDLAYVIYTSGSTGRPKGTLIEHHSAVSFLRWCQTEFRATDFDVTFFGTSYCFDLSIFEMFYTLSVGRRVRLLRNSLQIAEYLDSESRILVNTVPSVVKELLAAGAELGNVTVLNMAGEPIPQSVMSQLEGLPIQVRNLYGPSEDTTYSTCYRFPGDDPKVLIGKPLANTRVYILDKDLRLVPRGVPGELCLSGDGLARGYLDRPDLTAERFVPDPFMPGRRMYRTGDVAQWRADGNLDYLGRRDDQVKLNGYRIELGEIEVALSKHPATREVLVLARPGPSRDMELVAWLVCSEKVEPRELRAFLEQRLPRFMVPGHFVFLDAFPLTPNGKIDKKALAAPVAAASRSAMPPVAPRSELERALHELWGHALRGAHFGIDDNFFDVGGSSLHLTQIHMSLQRRLGRKMPMTELYRFPTIRALAEFLDRGPEKQAEPSNDERAERMRKQEQFFRARKARRS; encoded by the coding sequence ATGTCTCGAGACACCGAATCGATGTCCCTGGAGGAGAAGAAGCAGCTCCTGAAGCGCCTCCTGGCGCGACAGGACGCGGCCCCGCGGGTGGCGGCGGTGCAGGAGCCCTTTGCCCTCTCCTACGGCCAGTCCGCGCTGTTCCACCTGCACCAGTCCGACCCGGACAACCACGCGTACCACACGCTGTTCTCGTTCCGCGTGCACGGCCCGCTGGACGTCGACGCCCTGCGCCGCGCGGCCGAGGTGCTGGTGGAGCGGCACGAGGTGCTGCGCACCACCTACGGCGTCAGCGATGACGGACGGCTGCTCCAGCGCGTGCAGGAGCAGGGCACGCTCCCCTTCACCCTGAATGACTCGCGTGGCGTGTCCCCGGCGGAGGTGCGCCGCCGTCTCATCGAGGAGGTGCGCAAGCCCTTCGATTTGACGACGGGGCCGGTGGCCCGGCTGAGCGTCACCCGCGTGGACGGCGGCGAGCACCTGGTGGTCTTCACCCAGCACCACGTCTCCAACGACGCGAGGGCGCTGCAGGTGCTCCAGCGGGAGCTGCTCGAGGTCTACGGCCAGCTCGTCACCCGGGGCACGGCGAGCCTGCCGGCGCCTCGCGCGCAGTACCGCCAGTTCGTGGAGTGGGAGCAGGCGCTGCTCGGCGGTCCTCGTGGCGAGGTGCTGGAGCGCTACTGGAAGGAGCGCCTCGCGGGGGCGCCTCCCGCGCTGGAGCTGCCCACGGACAAGCCCCGGCCCGCGGAGCAGGGCTGCCATGGCGACACTGTCATCCACGAGCTGGACCGTGCGCTGGTGCGCCGCGCGGAGGCCCGGGCGCGTGAGCAGGGCGTGACGCTCTACACCTTCCTGCTCGCGTGCTTCCACGTGCTGCTCTCGCGGCACACCGGCCAGCGCGACGTGCTGGTGGGGACGCCCACCAACACGCTCATGTCCGCGGAGGACGCGGCGCTGCAGGAGGTCGTCGGCTACGCCGTCAACCCCGTGGTGGTGCGCTCCTCGGTGGACGAGGGGCTGGGCTTCGGCGCCTTCGCGCGCGAGCTGCAGAAGCGGGTGCTGGAGGCGCTGGAGCACCAGGCGTACCCGTTCCCGCAACTGGTGGCGAAGCTGGGGGGGCCCCGGGACGCGTCGCGCCCGCCGGTCTTCCAGGTGATGTTCAACTACCTGCCGGTCAGCGACCGCGACCCGTTGGCGATGCTCGGCCTGTCGGTCGACGAGGGCCGCACGTTCCAGGTGAACGGGCTGACGCTGTCGCCGTACGTGCTGCCGCAGCAGGAGGCCCAGTTCGACGTGGGCATGGAGTGCCTGAAGCTGGGCGAGCGGCTGGTGCTGGCGCTGCATTACAACGCGGACCTCTTCCTGGGGCGGACCGCGCGCCGGCTGCTGGAGCGCTTCGAGTGCCTGGTGGCGGACGCGGTGGAGCGCCCCTCGGCCACGTGTGACGCGCTGGAGGTGGTGTCCGCGTCCGAGCGCGAGGAGCTGCTGCTCGGGTTGAACCCCCGGCCGATGGACTGGGTGGACGGGCCGTCCATGGTGGACCTGGTTGAGGCCCAGGTGCGCCGCACGCCGGACGCCGTGGCGCTGTCGGTGGGGGACACGCACCTGACGTACCGCGAGCTGAACGCGCGGGCCAACCGCCTGGCGCACTACCTGCGCACGCACCACGGGGCCGGCCCGGACGTGCTGGTGGGGTTGATGGTGGACCGCACCGAGTGGCTGCTCATCGGCACGCTCGGCATCCTCAAGTCCGGCGCGGCCTACGTGCCCATCGACCCGGCGTACCCGGCCGAGCGCGTGCGCTACCTGCTCCAGGACAGCAGCAGCGGCGTGCTGCTCACCGAGCCGCAGCTTTTGGAGACGGCGCGCCAGGGCTCGCCCGCGGGGTGCGTGGACATCACCACCGCGCGGGGGGACTCGGACGAGGACGTGGCGCACCGCCCCGGCTGCGAGGACCTGGCGTACGTCATCTACACGTCCGGCTCCACGGGCCGGCCCAAGGGGACGCTCATCGAGCACCACAGCGCGGTGTCCTTCCTGCGCTGGTGCCAGACGGAGTTCCGCGCGACGGACTTCGACGTCACCTTCTTCGGCACGTCGTACTGCTTCGACCTGTCCATCTTCGAGATGTTCTACACGCTGTCGGTGGGGCGGCGGGTCCGCCTGCTGCGCAACAGCCTCCAAATCGCCGAGTACCTGGACAGCGAGTCGCGCATCCTCGTGAACACGGTGCCCTCCGTGGTGAAGGAGCTGCTGGCGGCGGGCGCGGAGCTGGGCAACGTCACCGTGCTGAACATGGCGGGCGAGCCCATCCCGCAGAGCGTGATGTCCCAGCTGGAGGGCCTGCCCATCCAGGTGCGCAACCTGTACGGCCCCAGCGAGGACACGACGTACAGCACCTGCTACCGCTTCCCCGGGGACGACCCGAAGGTGCTCATCGGCAAGCCGCTGGCGAACACCCGCGTGTACATCCTCGACAAGGACCTGCGGCTGGTGCCCCGGGGTGTGCCCGGCGAGCTGTGCCTGTCGGGGGATGGCCTGGCGCGCGGGTATCTGGACCGGCCGGACCTGACGGCCGAGCGCTTCGTGCCGGACCCGTTCATGCCCGGTCGACGCATGTACCGCACGGGCGACGTCGCGCAGTGGCGCGCGGATGGGAACCTCGACTACCTGGGGCGGCGCGATGACCAGGTGAAGCTCAACGGCTACCGCATCGAGCTGGGCGAAATCGAGGTGGCGCTGTCGAAGCACCCGGCCACGCGGGAGGTGCTGGTGCTGGCGCGGCCCGGGCCCTCGCGGGACATGGAGCTGGTGGCCTGGCTGGTGTGCTCGGAGAAGGTGGAGCCTCGCGAGCTGAGGGCGTTCCTGGAGCAGCGCCTGCCGCGCTTCATGGTGCCGGGACACTTCGTCTTCCTGGACGCGTTCCCGCTCACGCCGAACGGGAAGATCGACAAGAAGGCGCTGGCGGCGCCGGTGGCCGCGGCCTCCCGGAGCGCGATGCCTCCCGTCGCGCCTCGCAGCGAGCTGGAGCGCGCGCTGCACGAGCTGTGGGGGCACGCGCTGCGCGGCGCCCACTTCGGCATCGACGACAACTTCTTCGACGTGGGGGGCAGCTCGCTGCACCTGACGCAGATCCACATGTCGTTGCAGCGGCGGCTGGGCCGGAAGATGCCGATGACGGAGCTGTACCGCTTCCCGACCATCCGCGCGCTGGCCGAGTTCCTGGACCGGGGTCCCGAGAAGCAGGCCGAGCCGTCGAACGACGAGCGGGCCGAGCGCATGCGCAAGCAGGAGCAGTTCTTCCGGGCGCGCAAGGCGCGTCGGAGCTGA
- a CDS encoding type I polyketide synthase: protein MTAESSMSEQAIQAWLVARITALLGLETLDPQERLSRYGLDSVKVVALMTELSGVLGRPVSPLLFWRHPSIHALSAALSGRAETESRPAATTSASRPVDEPIAVVGLACRMPGAPDVASFWRRLCEGYDAMREVPVERWDIDAYHDTELQAPGKMVARRASFVDGVQGFDPLFFGISPREAAEMDPQQRLMLELAWEVLEDAGVPAAGLRDSSTGVFVGAIWHDYAVLHQNACAAVTPHTATGQALNIVANRISYALGLRGPSVTLDTACSSSLVAAHLACQSLRAGECRLALVGGVNLLLAPETSVALTKFGGLSPDGASKAFAADANGFARGEGAGMVALMPLSAAQAAGVPIYCVIRGGAVNNNGFGNGLTAPSAAAQESLLRDAYARAGVTPSRVHYVETHGPGTALGDPIEAGALGTVLGEGRDAERALLIGSVKTNIGHLEGAAGIAGLLKVVLALSHRRVPPNLHFDAPNPLIDFGTLRLKVPERLSPWPAEDEKALAGVSAFGWGGTNCHLVLEEAPGSRAELLPLAAADAASLRAEVEKVAARAEDTASLETLAELCQPWARDVGEGSHRVAFTARSRAELAQEARAFLAGQERVGLVVGQGERPAPRIAFVCTPQGSQWDGMGRELLHREPVFRAKVEALDAAFRPLAGWSLVEALVTPHPRAEDADVVQPLLFAVQVGLAALWRSWGVEPEVVVGHSLGEVVAACITGALSTEDSVWLVHHYSRLQQRTAGRSGMALVGLPGVEVEVLLTPLEGRVVVAGYNDPSTTVVSGEAGALDALLADLSSHGVFCSRIPVNVAAHSPEMDAIREDLDAAFARMKPRMSAPRWVSTVTVEELEGASLEASYWSHNLRQPVRFTQAVEKLAAEGIDTFVELSAHPVMRRSLEQALARTERMALTVASMRRDDARGGLLDALGTLYAWGVSVRWPGTPMMDDAVLLPLSARTPRALTDLARSLVPHCDSASSTSLADIAATLALHRSPLDQRLALVARDVAGAREGLEAFLRQEPRPGLVVGQGPASSRTPVVFVFPGQGSQWVGMGRELLRSEPVFRAAVEDCDAALKAFVDWSLLEVLASSDAGWLERIDVVQPALFSMQVGLARLWRSWGITPDAVVGHSMGEVAAAHVAGALSLEDAARIICRRSRLLLRTSGQGAMAVTELSLDEAREVLRGVEDRLSVAASNSPRSTVLSGDPQALQQVLETLTQRQVFCRPVKVNVASHSPQMEPLRAELLELLDGLSPRASEVALHSTVLGRVAEGTELTPAYWVRNLRDPVLLSQVVESLVATGHGLFVEVSAHPVLLPSIEQTLAHLGKPGTVLPSLRREQPERVVMLESLGRLYTEGREVSWRAVTPVEGRQVSLPTYPWQRDRYWFQPGAAGASRSVGQGHAVLGVSRRSSLRPGARFWDVDVAVEKLPYLKDHRVQGTVVLPAAAYLDWALAAAREGLGEGTWALEDVRIDEALALPEEGSRPTQLVLTSESAQGASFKVSSFVPVSGESAEVWTVHASGAVRPLATGAAPSAMSLDEVRRRCTQVREGSAHYGEMEERGLSYGPTFQGLREVWRRDGEALGRLEVPEALGAVRGLHPAMLDASLQVLLEAFPSGGGTHVPVRVRRFAVSRAGAPVRWAHARLSEPVAGEKTRQGDVWLLDAEGLPVAEVRGMVLAPLSGQRDARLVAQDRALFEMAWHRVDAPATTQSAGAPWLVLMDGQGHGAALVNQLEARGGTCVKVEAGTEFRKLGARHFQVAPGSREHLQRLLTEAFSEGESCGGVVYLWALEASEVEVSGARASDEAERLCGGALHLVQELTRAGWRTAPRLWLVTKGAQAVGGEARVSAVQGSLWGLGRVVSHEHPELRCTCVDVEELSSDASASLLTAELLAGAKDEQVALRTQGRHAARLARRLPVDASRESAEPRLPVEGRAFRVEIPTPGVLDRLVARVAERRLPGRGEVEVQVEAAALNFIDVMKAMGIYPGLPPGPVSLGGECAGRVVSVGEGVTGLSVGQRVVAVAGGSLGSHVIADARFVRPCPQGMSAEDVSTVPLVFMTAWYALEHLGRLQEGERVLIHSAAGGLGLAAVQVAQARGAEIFATAGTPEKREFLRTLGIAHVMDSRTLAFADEVKRLTNGEGVDVVLNSLSGEAIPRGLELLGPDGRFLEVGKRDIYDGRALDLTPFRKSISYTAIDLAGLQERKPVLFARLLQEVMEQVESGALRPLPYQRFPVSRVADAFREMAQGRHTGKLVIGMEDPTLKVASARSGFRVRADGTYLVTGGLGGLGLSAAKWLVEHGARHLLLMGRSSPSETARKTLTELEALGARVVVAQADVADAEQLRAALARTRDGALPPLRGVLHCAGVLEDATLARLTPSHLRTVMAPKVRGAWNLHDLTRGESLDFFVLYSSVASLLGLPGQGNYAAANAAMDSLAHHRRAVGLPATSVNWGPFSDVGLAAAQSNRGERLAYQGMASFVAREGEELLQRLLDEGATQAAAVRLDVRQWLEFFPSVAPLRVWSELSAEGRGEVARPGSDFLGTLKQAEPGARLEMLESHLRERIAQVLRLEPSRVGRADPFRALGLDSLMSLELRNRVEASLGLKLSATLLWTHSTLGALSVHLLERLELAPVRESSTPTPSKENQERPADESAAELAALSDEHLLDLFDDALTALENES from the coding sequence ATGACGGCTGAAAGTTCGATGTCGGAGCAGGCCATCCAGGCGTGGCTCGTCGCGCGAATCACCGCGCTGTTGGGCCTGGAGACGCTGGACCCCCAGGAGCGGCTGAGCCGCTACGGGCTGGACTCCGTGAAGGTCGTGGCCTTGATGACGGAGCTGTCCGGTGTGCTGGGCCGCCCCGTGTCGCCGCTGCTGTTCTGGCGGCACCCGTCGATTCACGCGCTGTCGGCGGCGCTGTCGGGCCGCGCGGAGACGGAGTCCCGGCCGGCGGCGACGACGTCGGCCTCGCGCCCGGTGGATGAGCCCATCGCGGTGGTGGGCCTGGCGTGCCGCATGCCGGGCGCGCCGGACGTGGCCTCGTTCTGGCGGCGCCTGTGCGAGGGGTACGACGCGATGCGCGAGGTGCCGGTGGAGCGCTGGGACATCGACGCGTACCACGACACCGAGCTGCAGGCGCCGGGGAAGATGGTGGCGCGCCGTGCTTCCTTCGTGGACGGCGTGCAGGGCTTCGACCCGCTCTTCTTCGGCATCTCCCCGCGCGAGGCGGCGGAGATGGACCCGCAGCAGCGGCTGATGCTGGAGCTGGCGTGGGAGGTGCTGGAGGACGCGGGCGTGCCGGCGGCGGGGCTGCGGGACTCGAGCACCGGCGTCTTCGTGGGCGCCATCTGGCACGACTACGCGGTGCTGCACCAGAACGCGTGCGCGGCCGTCACGCCGCACACCGCGACGGGGCAGGCGCTCAACATCGTGGCCAACCGCATCTCCTACGCGCTGGGCCTGCGCGGGCCAAGCGTCACGCTGGACACGGCGTGCTCGTCGTCGCTGGTGGCCGCGCACCTGGCCTGTCAGAGCCTGCGCGCGGGGGAGTGCCGGCTGGCACTGGTGGGCGGCGTCAACCTGCTGCTCGCGCCGGAGACCAGCGTGGCGCTCACCAAGTTCGGTGGGCTGTCGCCGGATGGCGCGAGCAAGGCGTTCGCGGCGGACGCCAACGGCTTCGCGCGCGGCGAGGGCGCGGGCATGGTGGCGCTGATGCCGCTGTCCGCGGCGCAGGCGGCCGGGGTGCCCATCTACTGCGTCATCCGTGGCGGCGCGGTGAACAACAACGGCTTCGGCAACGGCCTGACGGCGCCCAGCGCGGCGGCCCAGGAGTCGCTGCTGCGTGACGCGTACGCGCGCGCCGGGGTGACGCCGAGCCGCGTGCACTACGTGGAGACGCACGGCCCCGGCACGGCGCTGGGCGACCCCATCGAGGCGGGGGCCCTGGGCACGGTGCTGGGCGAGGGGCGGGACGCGGAGCGCGCGCTGCTCATCGGCTCGGTGAAGACGAACATCGGCCACCTGGAGGGCGCGGCGGGCATCGCGGGTCTGCTCAAGGTGGTGCTGGCGCTCTCGCACCGCCGCGTGCCGCCCAACCTGCACTTCGACGCGCCCAATCCGCTCATCGACTTCGGCACGCTGCGGCTGAAGGTCCCCGAGCGACTGTCGCCCTGGCCCGCCGAGGACGAGAAGGCGCTCGCGGGGGTGAGCGCCTTCGGGTGGGGTGGGACGAACTGTCACCTGGTGCTGGAGGAGGCCCCGGGCTCGCGCGCAGAACTGCTGCCGTTGGCGGCGGCGGACGCGGCGAGCCTGCGCGCCGAGGTCGAGAAGGTGGCGGCCCGCGCGGAGGACACGGCGTCCCTCGAGACGCTGGCGGAGCTGTGCCAGCCGTGGGCGCGCGACGTGGGCGAAGGCTCGCACCGGGTGGCCTTCACGGCCCGCTCGCGCGCCGAGCTCGCGCAAGAGGCCCGGGCCTTCCTGGCGGGCCAGGAGCGCGTCGGACTGGTGGTGGGCCAGGGCGAGCGGCCCGCTCCGCGCATCGCCTTCGTGTGCACGCCCCAGGGCTCCCAGTGGGACGGCATGGGGCGCGAGTTGCTCCACCGCGAGCCCGTGTTCCGCGCGAAGGTGGAGGCGCTGGACGCGGCCTTCCGGCCCCTGGCGGGCTGGTCGCTGGTGGAGGCGCTGGTGACGCCGCACCCGCGCGCGGAGGACGCGGACGTGGTCCAGCCGCTGCTCTTCGCGGTGCAGGTGGGGCTCGCGGCCTTGTGGCGCTCGTGGGGTGTGGAGCCGGAGGTGGTGGTGGGCCACAGCCTGGGCGAGGTGGTGGCCGCCTGCATCACCGGCGCGCTGAGCACCGAGGACTCCGTCTGGCTGGTGCACCACTACAGCCGGTTGCAGCAGCGCACCGCGGGCCGCAGCGGCATGGCGCTGGTGGGCCTGCCGGGCGTCGAGGTGGAGGTGCTGCTGACGCCCCTGGAGGGGCGGGTGGTGGTGGCGGGCTACAACGACCCGTCGACGACGGTGGTGTCCGGTGAGGCGGGGGCGCTCGACGCGCTGCTCGCGGACCTGTCCTCGCACGGCGTGTTCTGCTCGCGCATCCCCGTCAACGTGGCCGCGCACAGCCCGGAGATGGACGCCATCCGCGAGGACCTGGACGCGGCCTTCGCGCGGATGAAGCCCCGGATGAGCGCTCCGCGCTGGGTGTCCACGGTGACGGTGGAGGAACTGGAGGGCGCGTCGCTGGAGGCGTCCTACTGGAGCCACAACCTCCGCCAGCCGGTGCGCTTCACGCAGGCGGTGGAGAAGCTGGCGGCGGAGGGCATCGACACCTTCGTGGAGCTGAGCGCGCACCCGGTGATGCGTCGCTCGCTGGAGCAGGCGCTGGCCCGGACGGAGCGGATGGCGCTGACGGTGGCCTCGATGCGGCGCGACGACGCGCGCGGTGGCCTGCTGGATGCGCTGGGGACGCTGTACGCGTGGGGCGTGTCGGTCCGCTGGCCGGGGACGCCGATGATGGACGACGCGGTGCTGCTGCCGCTGTCCGCTCGGACGCCGCGGGCGCTGACGGACCTGGCGCGCTCGCTGGTGCCGCATTGTGACTCCGCGTCGTCGACGTCGCTCGCGGATATCGCGGCGACGCTGGCGCTGCACCGCTCCCCGCTGGACCAGCGACTGGCGCTCGTGGCGAGGGACGTGGCGGGCGCGCGCGAGGGGCTGGAGGCCTTCCTGCGACAGGAGCCGCGTCCGGGGCTCGTGGTGGGGCAGGGGCCCGCGTCCTCGCGGACGCCGGTGGTGTTCGTGTTCCCCGGCCAGGGCTCCCAGTGGGTGGGCATGGGGCGTGAGTTGCTCCGGAGCGAGCCTGTCTTCCGCGCGGCGGTGGAGGACTGCGACGCGGCGCTGAAGGCCTTCGTGGACTGGTCGCTGCTCGAGGTGCTGGCGTCGAGCGACGCGGGCTGGCTGGAGCGCATCGACGTGGTGCAGCCTGCGCTCTTCTCCATGCAGGTGGGGCTCGCGCGGCTGTGGCGTTCGTGGGGAATCACCCCGGACGCGGTGGTGGGGCACAGCATGGGCGAGGTGGCCGCGGCGCACGTGGCCGGGGCCCTGTCGCTGGAGGACGCGGCGCGCATCATCTGCCGTCGCAGCCGGCTGCTCCTTCGCACCAGCGGCCAGGGCGCCATGGCGGTGACGGAGTTGTCGCTCGACGAGGCTCGCGAGGTGCTGCGCGGCGTGGAGGACCGGCTCTCGGTGGCCGCGAGCAACAGCCCTCGCTCCACGGTGCTCTCTGGCGACCCCCAGGCGCTCCAGCAGGTGTTGGAGACGCTGACGCAGCGTCAGGTCTTCTGCCGGCCGGTGAAGGTCAACGTGGCCTCGCACAGCCCGCAGATGGAGCCGCTGCGCGCGGAGTTGCTGGAGCTGCTCGATGGGCTCTCGCCGCGCGCGAGCGAGGTGGCGCTGCACTCGACGGTGCTCGGGCGCGTGGCCGAGGGGACGGAGCTGACGCCCGCGTACTGGGTGCGCAACCTGAGGGACCCGGTGCTGCTGTCACAGGTGGTGGAGTCCCTGGTGGCCACGGGGCACGGGCTGTTCGTCGAGGTGAGCGCGCACCCGGTGCTGCTGCCCTCCATCGAGCAGACGCTCGCGCACCTGGGCAAGCCGGGCACGGTGCTGCCGTCGTTGCGGCGCGAGCAGCCCGAGCGCGTGGTGATGCTGGAGTCGCTCGGCCGCCTCTACACGGAGGGGCGCGAGGTCTCCTGGCGCGCGGTGACGCCCGTGGAGGGCCGTCAGGTGTCGCTGCCCACGTACCCGTGGCAGCGGGACCGGTACTGGTTCCAGCCGGGCGCGGCGGGGGCTTCGCGGAGCGTGGGTCAGGGCCACGCGGTGCTCGGGGTGTCGCGGCGCTCCTCGCTCCGGCCGGGGGCGCGGTTCTGGGACGTGGATGTGGCGGTGGAGAAGCTGCCGTACCTGAAGGACCACCGAGTGCAGGGCACGGTGGTGCTCCCGGCGGCGGCCTATCTGGACTGGGCGCTGGCCGCGGCGCGCGAGGGGCTGGGCGAGGGGACGTGGGCCCTGGAGGACGTGCGCATCGACGAGGCGCTGGCGCTGCCAGAGGAGGGCTCGCGGCCGACGCAGCTCGTGCTGACGTCGGAGTCGGCGCAGGGCGCGTCGTTCAAGGTCTCCAGCTTCGTGCCCGTGTCCGGTGAGAGCGCGGAGGTGTGGACGGTGCACGCGTCCGGCGCGGTGAGGCCGCTGGCCACGGGGGCCGCGCCGTCCGCCATGTCGCTGGACGAGGTGCGGCGTCGGTGCACGCAGGTCCGCGAGGGCTCCGCGCACTACGGCGAGATGGAGGAGCGCGGCCTGAGCTACGGCCCCACGTTCCAGGGGCTGCGCGAGGTGTGGCGTCGCGACGGTGAGGCGCTGGGACGCCTGGAGGTGCCCGAAGCGCTGGGCGCCGTGAGAGGGCTGCACCCGGCGATGCTCGACGCGAGCCTGCAGGTGCTCCTGGAGGCGTTCCCGTCGGGAGGGGGCACCCACGTCCCGGTGCGCGTGCGGCGCTTCGCGGTGAGTCGCGCGGGTGCGCCGGTGCGTTGGGCACACGCGCGCTTGTCGGAGCCCGTGGCGGGGGAGAAGACGCGACAGGGAGACGTGTGGCTCCTCGACGCGGAGGGCCTGCCGGTCGCGGAGGTGCGCGGCATGGTGCTGGCGCCCCTGTCGGGACAGCGAGACGCGCGTCTGGTGGCCCAGGACCGGGCGCTGTTCGAGATGGCGTGGCACCGCGTGGATGCGCCCGCGACGACGCAGTCCGCGGGGGCGCCCTGGCTCGTGCTGATGGATGGGCAGGGGCACGGCGCCGCGCTCGTGAACCAGCTCGAAGCACGGGGCGGTACGTGCGTGAAGGTCGAGGCGGGGACGGAGTTTCGCAAGCTCGGCGCCCGGCACTTCCAGGTGGCGCCGGGGTCGCGCGAGCACCTCCAGCGTTTGCTGACCGAGGCCTTCTCCGAGGGCGAGTCGTGCGGAGGCGTCGTGTACCTGTGGGCACTCGAGGCCTCCGAGGTGGAGGTGTCCGGAGCGCGCGCGAGCGACGAGGCCGAGCGGCTGTGCGGCGGCGCGCTGCACCTGGTGCAGGAGCTGACCCGCGCGGGTTGGCGTACGGCGCCCCGGTTGTGGCTCGTGACGAAGGGCGCGCAGGCCGTGGGCGGAGAGGCTCGGGTGAGCGCGGTGCAGGGCTCACTGTGGGGCCTGGGCCGCGTGGTGTCGCACGAGCACCCGGAGCTGCGGTGCACGTGTGTGGATGTCGAGGAGCTGTCCTCGGACGCGTCGGCCTCGTTGCTGACGGCGGAGCTGCTCGCGGGCGCGAAGGACGAGCAGGTGGCGCTGCGCACCCAGGGGCGGCACGCGGCGCGACTGGCGCGGCGGCTCCCCGTGGATGCGTCGCGCGAGTCCGCTGAGCCGAGGCTCCCTGTCGAGGGGCGAGCCTTCCGGGTGGAGATTCCCACGCCCGGGGTGCTGGACCGGCTGGTGGCTCGGGTGGCCGAGCGACGTCTTCCGGGGCGTGGCGAGGTGGAGGTCCAGGTGGAGGCGGCCGCCCTCAACTTCATCGACGTGATGAAGGCGATGGGCATCTACCCGGGCCTGCCGCCCGGCCCCGTCTCGCTGGGCGGTGAGTGCGCGGGTCGCGTGGTGTCCGTGGGTGAGGGCGTCACGGGGCTCTCGGTGGGCCAGCGCGTGGTGGCGGTGGCCGGGGGCAGCCTGGGCTCGCACGTCATCGCGGACGCGCGCTTCGTGCGCCCGTGCCCCCAGGGCATGAGCGCCGAGGATGTGTCCACGGTGCCGCTCGTCTTCATGACGGCGTGGTACGCGCTGGAGCACCTGGGGCGGCTCCAGGAGGGGGAGCGAGTCCTCATCCACTCCGCGGCGGGCGGACTGGGGCTCGCGGCGGTGCAGGTGGCCCAGGCCCGGGGCGCTGAAATCTTCGCCACGGCGGGCACGCCCGAGAAGCGCGAGTTCCTGCGCACTCTCGGCATCGCGCACGTCATGGACTCGCGCACGCTGGCCTTCGCCGACGAGGTGAAGCGCCTGACGAACGGCGAGGGCGTGGACGTGGTGCTCAACTCACTCTCGGGTGAAGCGATTCCTCGCGGCCTGGAGCTGCTCGGTCCGGATGGGCGCTTCCTGGAGGTCGGCAAGCGCGACATCTACGACGGCCGGGCGCTGGACCTCACGCCGTTCCGCAAGAGCATCTCGTACACGGCCATCGACCTGGCGGGGCTCCAGGAGCGCAAGCCCGTGTTGTTCGCGCGGCTGCTCCAGGAGGTGATGGAGCAGGTGGAGTCGGGCGCGCTGCGGCCGCTGCCGTACCAGCGCTTCCCCGTCTCGCGCGTGGCGGACGCCTTCCGCGAGATGGCGCAGGGACGTCACACCGGAAAGCTCGTCATCGGCATGGAGGACCCCACGCTGAAGGTGGCCTCCGCGCGCTCGGGCTTCCGCGTGCGAGCGGACGGCACGTACCTGGTGACGGGCGGCCTGGGTGGCCTGGGCCTCTCCGCGGCGAAGTGGCTGGTGGAGCACGGCGCGCGGCACCTGCTCCTGATGGGCCGCTCCTCGCCGTCGGAGACCGCGCGCAAGACGCTGACGGAGCTGGAGGCCCTGGGCGCGCGAGTCGTCGTGGCCCAGGCCGATGTCGCGGACGCGGAGCAACTGCGCGCCGCGCTGGCCAGGACGCGGGACGGAGCGCTGCCGCCCCTGCGCGGCGTGCTGCACTGCGCGGGCGTGCTGGAGGACGCCACCCTGGCGCGACTGACGCCGTCACACCTGCGCACGGTGATGGCGCCCAAGGTGCGTGGCGCGTGGAACCTGCACGACCTCACCCGAGGCGAGTCCCTGGACTTCTTCGTCCTCTACTCGTCCGTGGCGTCGCTGCTGGGCCTGCCGGGGCAGGGCAACTACGCGGCGGCGAACGCGGCGATGGACTCGCTGGCGCACCACCGGCGCGCGGTGGGGCTGCCCGCCACGAGCGTCAACTGGGGTCCGTTCTCGGACGTGGGCCTGGCCGCCGCGCAATCCAACCGTGGCGAGCGCCTGGCGTACCAGGGCATGGCGAGCTTCGTGGCCCGCGAGGGAGAGGAGCTGCTCCAGCGGCTGCTCGATGAAGGCGCCACGCAGGCCGCCGCGGTGCGTCTGGATGTGCGCCAGTGGCTGGAGTTCTTCCCGTCCGTGGCGCCGCTGCGCGTCTGGTCCGAGCTGAGCGCGGAGGGACGCGGCGAGGTGGCCCGTCCCGGCTCGGACTTCCTGGGCACGCTGAAGCAGGCGGAGCCGGGCGCGCGCCTGGAGATGCTGGAATCACACCTGCGCGAGCGGATTGCCCAGGTGCTGCGGCTGGAGCCCTCGCGCGTGGGACGGGCGGACCCGTTCCGGGCGCTGGGCCTGGACTCGCTGATGAGCCTGGAGCTGCGCAACCGTGTCGAGGCGTCCCTGGGGCTCAAGCTCTCCGCGACGCTCCTGTGGACGCACTCCACGCTCGGCGCGCTGAGCGTCCACCTGCTCGAAAGACTCGAACTCGCGCCGGTGCGCGAGTCCTCAACCCCTACGCCGTCGAAAGAGAACCAGGAGCGTCCCGCCGACGAGTCCGCCGCGGAGCTCGCGGCCCTCTCGGATGAGCACCTGCTGGACCTCTTCGACGATGCGCTGACCGCGCTGGAGAACGAATCGTGA